In Halosegnis marinus, one genomic interval encodes:
- a CDS encoding M20 family metallo-hydrolase has product MDTPVADAVDAERLREDIEANGRFGAVEGEGHGRTVRTGSEANRRARDRLVGRLEAAGCTVAVDSVGNVSGRWTPASADPEAAPVASGSHLDSVPAGGIFDGPLGVYAALEAVRAMREAGVEPARPVEVVSFTEEEGATFADGLLGSSVAVGERTPDEALALTDADGRTLDTALDTVGYRGEGVLDAAGWDAWLELHVEQHTELEAAGVPAGVVGDITGITHCDVEITGEANHAGSTPMAGRSDALAAASELVLAVEDAARDLAVGDAAPDPAAVGTVGSLSVAPNATNVVPGRAEVGIDVRSTTYASMESLVGVVEDTLARVERERGVGTTLRREFDLEPTPMTPRCRDALRAAGERAGIDTLDLHSGAAHDSMYVARVTDAGMLFAPSRDGLSHTPKEWTDWEDCAAATRVLAEALADLAGVDA; this is encoded by the coding sequence ATGGACACACCCGTCGCCGACGCCGTCGACGCCGAGCGGCTGCGCGAGGACATCGAGGCGAACGGCCGGTTCGGCGCAGTCGAGGGCGAGGGCCACGGCCGTACCGTCCGCACGGGGTCGGAGGCGAACCGTCGCGCGCGCGACCGCCTCGTCGGCCGGCTCGAAGCCGCGGGCTGTACCGTCGCGGTCGATTCGGTCGGGAACGTCTCGGGCCGGTGGACGCCGGCGAGCGCCGACCCGGAGGCCGCCCCGGTCGCGTCGGGGAGCCACCTCGACTCCGTGCCCGCGGGCGGCATCTTCGACGGGCCGCTCGGGGTGTACGCCGCGCTCGAAGCCGTCCGCGCGATGCGCGAGGCCGGCGTCGAGCCCGCGCGCCCCGTCGAGGTCGTCTCCTTCACCGAGGAGGAGGGCGCGACGTTCGCGGACGGCCTGCTCGGCTCCTCGGTCGCCGTCGGCGAGCGCACGCCCGACGAGGCGCTCGCGCTCACGGACGCGGACGGCCGGACGCTCGACACGGCGCTCGATACCGTCGGCTATCGGGGCGAGGGCGTCCTCGACGCCGCGGGGTGGGACGCGTGGCTCGAACTCCACGTCGAACAGCACACGGAACTCGAAGCCGCGGGCGTCCCCGCCGGCGTCGTGGGCGACATCACCGGCATCACCCACTGCGACGTGGAGATAACGGGCGAGGCGAACCACGCCGGCTCAACGCCGATGGCGGGGCGCTCGGACGCGCTCGCGGCCGCGAGCGAACTCGTCCTCGCCGTCGAGGACGCGGCGCGCGACCTCGCGGTGGGCGACGCCGCGCCCGACCCCGCCGCGGTCGGAACGGTCGGCAGTCTGTCGGTCGCGCCGAACGCCACGAACGTCGTCCCCGGGCGCGCGGAGGTCGGTATCGACGTGCGCTCGACGACGTACGCCTCGATGGAGTCGCTCGTCGGGGTCGTCGAGGACACGCTCGCGCGCGTCGAGCGCGAGCGCGGGGTCGGAACGACCCTCCGCCGGGAGTTCGACCTCGAACCGACGCCGATGACGCCGCGGTGCCGGGACGCGCTCCGCGCGGCGGGCGAGCGCGCGGGCATCGACACCCTCGACCTCCACTCCGGGGCGGCCCACGACTCGATGTACGTCGCCCGCGTCACGGACGCGGGGATGCTCTTCGCCCCCTCGCGCGACGGCCTCTCGCACACCCCGAAGGAGTGGACCGACTGGGAGGACTGCGCGGCCGCGACCCGCGTGCTGGCGGAGGCGCTCGCGGACCTCGCCGGCGTCGACGCGTAG
- a CDS encoding redoxin domain-containing protein, translating to MVTTGEQAPDFTAPLAHGDDEVGEFVLSDRLDGAPLVLAFFPGAFTTTCTHELNAFQERLPAFTEAGATVYGVSVDSPFALNAFRERLGLDYGLVSDANREIVATYDVAMDWTEYGLRDFAKRAVFVVDADGEVTYAWVAEGTKTEPDYDEVLAAVEDAAR from the coding sequence ATGGTCACGACCGGCGAGCAGGCACCGGACTTCACCGCACCGCTCGCACACGGCGACGACGAGGTCGGTGAGTTCGTCCTCTCGGACCGCCTCGACGGGGCGCCGCTCGTCCTCGCGTTCTTCCCCGGCGCGTTCACGACGACCTGCACGCACGAACTGAACGCCTTCCAGGAGCGGCTCCCCGCCTTCACGGAGGCGGGCGCGACGGTGTACGGCGTCAGCGTCGATTCGCCGTTCGCGCTGAACGCCTTCCGCGAGCGGCTGGGGCTGGACTACGGGCTCGTCAGCGACGCCAACCGCGAGATAGTCGCGACGTACGACGTCGCGATGGATTGGACGGAGTACGGCCTCCGCGACTTCGCGAAGCGGGCCGTCTTCGTCGTGGACGCCGACGGCGAGGTGACCTACGCGTGGGTCGCCGAGGGTACGAAGACCGAACCGGACTACGACGAGGTGCTCGCCGCCGTCGAGGACGCGGCCCGGTGA
- a CDS encoding DUF7091 family protein, giving the protein MSNRRRLARLLRSKLRSAGRQYEQARREYEAGRASTWDLPTNADGEARIVCRRYAEKRAVSVDRKGRPACYDADHPDCEGCVADIRDGAVETWD; this is encoded by the coding sequence ATGAGCAACCGCCGTCGGCTCGCGCGCCTGCTCCGCTCGAAGCTCCGGTCGGCGGGCCGGCAGTACGAGCAGGCGCGCCGCGAGTACGAGGCGGGACGGGCGAGCACGTGGGATCTGCCCACGAACGCGGACGGCGAGGCGCGCATCGTCTGCCGTCGCTACGCCGAGAAGCGGGCGGTGTCCGTCGACCGGAAGGGGCGGCCCGCCTGCTACGACGCGGACCACCCGGACTGCGAGGGCTGTGTCGCGGACATCCGCGACGGCGCGGTGGAGACGTGGGACTGA
- a CDS encoding mannose-1-phosphate guanylyltransferase codes for MTETVAVVLAGGRGTRLYPASTATTPKQFRTFGGERSDGARSSSDASDGGDESLLARTVARADAVADAVYVLTRPAYADRIGDHAPDAEVLVEPEPRDTGPAMLYAARELAGRHDDPVLVNLPSDHHMGDGYAAALSRAAGVARDTGGLVTLGVTPTRAATGYGYIEPGERHGDYAAVASFTEKPDAETAARFREQGYLWNAGVFAWTPAALFAAARDAGLGEFLDALDRDPAAAFAGVGSVSIDYAVMESAGDAFVLPADFAWDDLGAWDAFERVLDGDGAGNVSLGETLAVDCENCVLAAGADDHVAAVGVSDLAVATYDGRTVVVPKGEAERVRDVVDALD; via the coding sequence ATGACAGAGACGGTCGCCGTCGTCCTCGCCGGGGGACGCGGCACGCGGCTGTACCCCGCGAGCACGGCGACGACGCCGAAGCAGTTCCGGACCTTCGGCGGTGAGCGCTCCGACGGAGCGCGATCCTCGTCGGACGCGTCCGACGGCGGCGACGAATCGCTGCTCGCGCGCACGGTCGCCCGCGCGGACGCGGTCGCGGACGCGGTGTACGTCCTGACCCGCCCCGCCTACGCCGACCGCATCGGCGACCACGCGCCCGACGCCGAGGTGCTGGTCGAACCGGAACCGCGCGACACCGGCCCGGCGATGCTGTACGCGGCGCGCGAACTCGCCGGGCGCCACGACGACCCCGTCCTCGTGAATCTCCCGAGCGACCACCACATGGGCGACGGCTACGCCGCGGCGCTGTCGCGGGCCGCGGGCGTCGCGCGCGACACGGGCGGCCTCGTCACGCTCGGGGTGACGCCGACGCGCGCGGCGACGGGCTACGGCTACATCGAACCGGGCGAGCGGCACGGCGACTACGCCGCCGTCGCGTCGTTCACGGAGAAGCCCGACGCCGAGACGGCCGCGCGCTTCCGCGAACAGGGGTACCTGTGGAACGCGGGCGTGTTCGCGTGGACGCCGGCGGCGCTGTTCGCGGCCGCGCGCGACGCCGGCCTCGGGGAGTTCCTCGACGCGCTCGACCGCGACCCCGCGGCGGCGTTCGCCGGTGTCGGTTCCGTGAGCATCGACTACGCGGTGATGGAGTCGGCCGGGGACGCTTTCGTTCTCCCCGCGGACTTCGCGTGGGACGACCTCGGGGCGTGGGACGCCTTCGAGCGCGTTCTCGACGGCGACGGGGCCGGGAACGTCTCGCTGGGCGAGACGCTCGCCGTGGACTGCGAGAACTGCGTGCTCGCCGCGGGGGCGGACGACCACGTCGCCGCGGTCGGCGTCTCCGACCTCGCGGTCGCGACCTACGACGGCCGCACGGTCGTCGTCCCGAAGGGGGAGGCGGAGCGCGTCCGCGACGTCGTCGACGCGCTCGACTAG
- a CDS encoding SDR family oxidoreductase, protein MDLGLDGDAALVTAGTSGLGLASAEALAAAGADVAVCGTTPDHIDAARETLEATGDGDVLAVEADITDRDAVEGFVADTVEAFGGLDHVVTSAGGPPSGSFLDTDDEDWYRAYDLLVMSVVWTTRAAHPHLVEGKGSVVNITSGSVKEVIDGLVLSNAVRRGVIGLMKTQSHEWGPDVRVNAVLPGAHETPRITDLVEQNVERGVYDSYEEGMDDWSEGIPLDRVGEPEELGETVAWLCSDAASYLNGTAISVDGGSSRSV, encoded by the coding sequence ATGGACCTCGGACTCGACGGCGACGCGGCACTGGTGACGGCGGGAACGAGCGGCCTCGGCCTCGCGAGCGCGGAAGCGCTGGCGGCCGCGGGCGCGGACGTCGCGGTGTGCGGGACGACGCCAGACCACATCGACGCGGCGCGCGAGACGCTCGAAGCGACCGGCGACGGCGACGTACTCGCCGTCGAGGCGGACATCACGGACCGCGACGCGGTAGAGGGGTTCGTCGCCGACACCGTCGAGGCGTTCGGCGGGCTGGACCACGTCGTCACGAGCGCCGGCGGCCCGCCCTCCGGGAGCTTCCTCGACACCGACGACGAGGACTGGTACCGCGCGTACGACCTGCTGGTGATGAGCGTCGTGTGGACGACCCGGGCCGCCCACCCCCACCTCGTGGAGGGGAAGGGGAGCGTCGTCAACATCACCTCCGGGTCGGTGAAGGAGGTCATCGACGGCCTGGTGCTGTCGAACGCCGTCCGGCGGGGCGTCATCGGCCTGATGAAGACCCAGAGCCACGAGTGGGGCCCGGACGTGCGCGTCAACGCGGTGCTACCGGGCGCCCACGAGACACCCCGAATTACGGACCTCGTGGAGCAGAACGTCGAGCGCGGCGTCTACGACTCCTACGAGGAGGGGATGGACGACTGGAGCGAGGGCATCCCGCTCGACCGGGTGGGCGAACCCGAGGAACTCGGCGAGACGGTCGCGTGGCTCTGTTCTGACGCCGCCAGCTACCTGAACGGGACCGCCATCTCCGTCGACGGCGGCTCCTCGCGCTCCGTCTAG
- a CDS encoding Tfx family DNA-binding protein → MSVPDADALLAELGFEADGGVLTHRQAQVLVLRERGVSQREIADQLGTSRANVSSVESSARENIEKAYETVAFAEALRAPVRIAVQGGTDLYDVPSRVFSACDEAGVKVTRTAPELMKLVSDEAGDAVVGREVKHDIVVSVTSEGQVRVRT, encoded by the coding sequence GTGAGCGTCCCGGACGCCGACGCCCTGCTCGCGGAACTGGGCTTCGAGGCGGACGGCGGCGTCCTGACACACCGGCAGGCACAGGTCCTCGTGCTCCGCGAGCGCGGTGTCTCCCAGCGCGAGATCGCCGACCAGCTCGGCACCTCGCGGGCGAACGTCTCCTCGGTTGAGTCGAGCGCGCGGGAGAACATCGAGAAGGCGTACGAGACGGTGGCGTTCGCGGAGGCGCTTCGCGCGCCGGTCCGCATCGCCGTCCAGGGCGGCACCGACCTCTACGACGTGCCGAGCCGCGTCTTCTCCGCCTGCGACGAGGCGGGCGTGAAGGTGACCCGGACCGCTCCCGAACTGATGAAGCTCGTGAGCGACGAGGCCGGCGACGCGGTGGTGGGCCGCGAGGTGAAACACGACATCGTCGTCAGCGTGACGAGCGAGGGGCAGGTGCGGGTGCGGACGTAG
- a CDS encoding TRAM domain-containing protein: MPDCPLADQCPSFQERIEGMGCTHYGDRGGAEWCNHYGQPIRELKQQPVELGEEVVITVDDIHESGAGVGRTEDGFIVMVDGILPEARSRVKITKVLDNFARAEELERLELDPDEGEEPGDDDPEAGADDEEDEEEESSGRASRERLGSRDNFWGS; the protein is encoded by the coding sequence ATGCCGGACTGCCCACTCGCGGACCAGTGCCCCAGCTTCCAGGAGCGGATCGAAGGGATGGGCTGTACCCACTACGGCGACCGCGGCGGCGCCGAGTGGTGTAACCACTACGGCCAGCCCATCCGGGAGCTGAAACAGCAGCCCGTCGAGCTGGGCGAGGAGGTCGTCATCACCGTCGACGACATCCACGAGTCGGGCGCGGGCGTCGGGCGCACCGAGGACGGCTTCATCGTGATGGTCGACGGCATCCTGCCGGAGGCGCGCTCGCGGGTGAAGATAACAAAGGTGCTCGACAACTTCGCGCGCGCCGAGGAGCTCGAACGGCTCGAACTCGACCCCGACGAGGGCGAGGAGCCGGGGGACGACGACCCCGAAGCGGGGGCCGACGACGAGGAGGACGAGGAGGAGGAATCGTCCGGTCGGGCGAGCCGCGAGCGGCTGGGCAGCCGCGACAACTTCTGGGGGTCGTGA
- a CDS encoding radical SAM protein, protein MISKGCEQCAKGGKMVLFVYGYCDQRDCFYCPLGENRKNVTQTYANERPVESDEDVIEEAKLMDALGTSITGGEPQEAMEKTCRYLRLLKEEFGEDHHTHLYTGITGGRENMRRLSEAGLDEIRFHPPYEQWGDLHGTEWEEILYIAREEGLTPAFEIPGIRAETEFLDFLDEGAADFCNINEFEMSDGNYRRMQEEGFELKEGHMSAVEGSHDILETMGDHEKVYFCTSVFKDAAQHRSRLKRMARNLRREFDEVTDDGTLVYGKTWETEERLRALGVPEEFYTVKSDHVELAWWLLEEMVSDGDVEKGEIVEQYPTYDGTVVERTPLA, encoded by the coding sequence ATGATCTCGAAGGGCTGTGAACAGTGCGCCAAGGGGGGGAAGATGGTGCTGTTCGTCTACGGCTACTGCGACCAGCGCGACTGTTTCTACTGCCCCCTCGGGGAGAACCGCAAGAACGTCACGCAGACGTACGCCAACGAGCGGCCCGTCGAGTCGGACGAGGACGTCATCGAGGAGGCGAAGCTGATGGACGCGCTCGGCACCTCCATCACCGGCGGTGAGCCCCAGGAGGCGATGGAGAAGACGTGTCGGTACCTCCGCCTCCTGAAGGAGGAGTTCGGCGAGGACCACCACACGCACCTCTACACCGGCATCACCGGCGGGCGCGAGAACATGCGCCGGCTCTCCGAGGCCGGCCTCGACGAGATACGTTTCCACCCGCCCTACGAGCAGTGGGGCGACCTCCACGGGACGGAGTGGGAGGAGATACTCTACATCGCCCGCGAGGAGGGACTCACCCCCGCGTTCGAGATTCCGGGTATCCGCGCCGAGACGGAGTTCCTCGACTTCCTCGACGAGGGCGCGGCCGACTTCTGTAACATCAACGAGTTCGAGATGTCCGACGGGAACTACCGCCGGATGCAGGAGGAGGGGTTCGAGCTGAAGGAGGGCCACATGAGCGCCGTCGAGGGGAGCCACGACATCCTGGAGACGATGGGCGACCACGAGAAGGTGTACTTCTGTACGAGCGTCTTCAAGGACGCCGCCCAGCACCGCTCGCGGCTGAAGCGGATGGCCCGGAACCTCCGCCGGGAGTTCGACGAGGTGACCGACGACGGCACGCTCGTGTACGGCAAGACGTGGGAGACGGAGGAGCGCCTCCGCGCGCTCGGCGTCCCCGAGGAGTTCTACACCGTCAAGTCCGACCACGTCGAACTCGCGTGGTGGCTCTTAGAGGAGATGGTGTCCGACGGCGACGTCGAGAAGGGCGAGATCGTCGAGCAGTACCCGACCTACGACGGCACGGTGGTGGAGCGGACGCCGCTGGCGTAG
- a CDS encoding GtrA family protein: MYGLARPERATVERLGQFVTVGALATGLQTGLLWLFTDVGGLYYLLAAVIAIEITILSQYVVNNAWTFAERSNDGADFLSGMLRTNLVRGSAIPIQTGLLWLFVTYGGLGVLLANLCAILPSGVYRYVLDARWTWRTTPPEDG, encoded by the coding sequence ATGTACGGTCTCGCCCGGCCCGAGCGCGCCACGGTCGAGCGGCTGGGGCAGTTCGTGACGGTCGGCGCGCTCGCCACGGGGCTCCAGACGGGACTGTTGTGGCTGTTCACGGACGTCGGCGGTCTCTACTACCTGCTCGCGGCGGTCATCGCCATCGAGATAACCATCCTCTCGCAGTACGTGGTCAACAACGCGTGGACGTTCGCGGAGCGGTCGAACGACGGGGCCGACTTCCTCTCGGGAATGCTCCGAACCAACCTCGTGCGCGGCTCCGCCATCCCCATCCAGACCGGCCTCCTGTGGCTGTTCGTCACCTACGGGGGGCTCGGCGTCCTCCTCGCGAACCTCTGTGCCATCCTCCCCTCCGGCGTGTATCGGTACGTGCTCGACGCGCGGTGGACGTGGCGCACGACGCCCCCCGAAGACGGATAA
- a CDS encoding DUF373 family protein, translated as MLLVLCVDLDDDLGRKTDFETPVIGRDRVEEAAVALATADPEDSDVNVVFEGVHIHDDFVDERESVEVAVVTGNTKGDVAANREVGEEVDRVLASLQTGEDVRAVVVTDGAQDESVVPVIRSRVPVDSVRRVVVRQAQDLESMYYTIKQVLDDPETRGTILVPLGILLLIYPVAVVADSLNLPGSTLGLISALLGLYVLFRGLGLEESVDAAADRLRTALYTGRMTLVTSVVALALLAVGVISGQSYLDSLPGDPAPLRTVAALAYGAVEWVAAAGVVAALGRVTDEYLAEGFRWRYLNAPFYVVAIAVVVHALSAFLLELPFATLTYLAAALTAGTLLGLASTLAFAVAESRFQRDPPAAT; from the coding sequence ATGCTGCTGGTGCTGTGTGTCGACCTCGACGACGACCTCGGTCGCAAGACCGACTTCGAGACGCCGGTCATCGGCCGCGACCGCGTCGAGGAGGCGGCGGTCGCGCTCGCCACGGCCGACCCCGAGGACTCCGACGTGAACGTCGTCTTCGAGGGGGTCCACATCCACGACGACTTCGTCGACGAGCGCGAGTCCGTCGAGGTCGCCGTCGTCACCGGCAACACGAAGGGGGACGTGGCCGCCAACCGCGAGGTCGGCGAGGAGGTCGACCGCGTGCTCGCTTCGCTCCAGACCGGCGAGGACGTGCGCGCGGTCGTCGTCACCGACGGCGCACAGGACGAGTCGGTCGTCCCCGTCATCCGGTCGCGGGTCCCCGTCGATTCCGTCCGCCGGGTCGTCGTCCGGCAGGCCCAGGACCTCGAATCGATGTACTACACCATCAAGCAGGTGCTCGACGACCCCGAGACCCGCGGGACGATTCTCGTCCCGCTGGGCATCCTGCTGCTCATCTACCCGGTGGCGGTCGTCGCGGACTCGCTGAACCTCCCCGGTTCGACGCTCGGCCTCATCTCCGCGCTGTTGGGGCTGTACGTGCTGTTCCGGGGCCTCGGCCTGGAGGAGTCGGTCGACGCCGCGGCCGACCGCCTCCGTACGGCGCTGTACACGGGCCGGATGACGCTCGTCACCAGCGTCGTCGCGCTGGCGCTGCTCGCCGTCGGCGTCATCAGCGGGCAGTCGTATCTCGACTCGCTCCCCGGCGACCCGGCGCCGCTTCGCACCGTCGCGGCGCTCGCGTACGGGGCCGTCGAGTGGGTCGCCGCGGCGGGCGTCGTCGCGGCGCTCGGGCGCGTCACCGACGAGTACCTCGCCGAGGGGTTCCGCTGGCGCTACCTCAACGCCCCGTTCTACGTCGTCGCCATCGCCGTCGTCGTTCACGCGCTGTCGGCGTTCCTGCTCGAACTCCCGTTCGCGACGCTGACCTACCTCGCGGCGGCGCTCACGGCCGGCACGCTGCTCGGCCTCGCGAGCACGCTCGCCTTCGCCGTCGCGGAGTCGCGGTTCCAGCGCGACCCGCCCGCCGCGACCTGA
- a CDS encoding polyprenyl synthetase family protein: MEYLERRRERIEDRLEAVLADVEPERLRGQVEHVSLSGGKRVRPTVTMLACEAAGGDPDGDAVDFGVGIELVHNASLVVDDIIDESELRRGATAAHAEYGHGPAIIASDGLLGEAFALFSRDERAMEVVADAMVELGEGEATELVARPTTEAEYLDLARRKTGALFRAAAEVGAVAADADPAAVESFGDYAERVGVAFQIRDDVLDATADAADLGKPTGQDAEMERPSLVRVTDTTPEEANALAREHSEAALDALDATGAEESQALEYLRDLAEFVVVRER, from the coding sequence ATGGAGTATCTGGAGCGCCGACGCGAGCGCATCGAGGACCGGCTGGAGGCGGTCCTCGCCGACGTGGAGCCGGAGCGTCTGCGCGGACAGGTCGAGCACGTGTCGCTGTCGGGGGGAAAGCGCGTCCGCCCGACGGTCACCATGCTCGCCTGCGAGGCGGCGGGCGGCGACCCGGACGGCGACGCCGTGGACTTCGGCGTCGGCATCGAACTCGTCCACAACGCCTCGCTCGTCGTGGACGACATCATCGACGAGTCGGAGCTGCGCCGCGGCGCGACGGCCGCCCACGCCGAGTACGGCCACGGCCCGGCCATCATCGCCTCCGACGGCCTGCTCGGGGAGGCGTTCGCGCTGTTCTCGCGCGACGAGCGCGCCATGGAGGTCGTCGCCGACGCGATGGTCGAACTCGGCGAGGGGGAGGCGACCGAACTGGTCGCCCGGCCGACGACGGAGGCGGAGTACCTCGACCTCGCCCGGCGGAAGACGGGGGCGCTGTTCCGCGCGGCCGCCGAGGTGGGCGCCGTCGCCGCGGACGCCGACCCCGCGGCCGTCGAGTCGTTCGGCGACTACGCCGAGCGCGTCGGCGTCGCCTTCCAGATACGCGACGACGTGCTCGACGCGACGGCCGACGCCGCGGACCTCGGCAAGCCGACCGGCCAGGACGCCGAGATGGAGCGGCCGTCGCTGGTCCGGGTGACCGATACCACGCCCGAGGAGGCGAACGCCCTCGCGCGCGAACACTCGGAGGCGGCGCTCGACGCGCTGGACGCGACCGGCGCCGAGGAGTCGCAGGCGCTCGAATACCTCCGCGACCTCGCGGAGTTCGTGGTCGTCCGCGAGCGGTAG
- a CDS encoding electron transfer flavoprotein subunit alpha/FixB family protein, with amino-acid sequence MTVLAVTEHRRGELRDPSFEVVTAGRELADALGTDLHLAVIGGDVEGFADRLNREGVDAIHTVAEGEEFNHDVYTQAVTAMAEAHDPDAVLMANTVNGLDYAPAVAGALDRPLVTDAVAFDADGTLEVTREQYGGKVETTVEVDADRFALTIRPAEWPAAEGTGDAEIAEFDFDLDESAVRSDVKGFEEVGAGDVDISEADVLVSIGRGIEEEDNLPLVEALADALGATLSSSRPIVDNGWLPKNRQVGQSGKVVTPDVYIAIGISGAVQHVAGMKGSDTIIAVNTDPNAPIMDIADYAIVDDLFDVVPELIEEFGGEAP; translated from the coding sequence ATGACCGTCCTCGCAGTGACGGAACACCGCCGCGGCGAACTTCGCGACCCCTCCTTCGAGGTCGTCACCGCGGGTCGGGAACTCGCCGACGCGCTCGGCACCGACCTCCACCTCGCCGTCATCGGCGGCGACGTCGAGGGCTTCGCCGACCGCCTGAACCGCGAGGGCGTCGACGCCATCCACACCGTCGCGGAGGGCGAGGAGTTCAACCACGACGTGTACACGCAGGCGGTCACCGCGATGGCCGAGGCGCACGACCCCGACGCCGTGCTGATGGCGAACACCGTCAACGGGCTGGACTACGCGCCGGCCGTCGCCGGCGCGCTCGACCGCCCGCTCGTCACGGACGCCGTCGCGTTCGACGCCGACGGCACCCTCGAAGTGACCCGCGAGCAGTACGGCGGCAAGGTCGAGACCACCGTCGAGGTGGACGCCGACCGCTTCGCGCTCACCATCCGGCCGGCCGAGTGGCCCGCCGCCGAGGGGACGGGCGACGCCGAGATCGCCGAGTTCGACTTCGACCTCGACGAGTCGGCCGTCCGCTCCGACGTGAAGGGGTTCGAGGAGGTCGGCGCCGGCGACGTGGACATCTCCGAGGCCGACGTGCTCGTCTCCATCGGGCGCGGCATCGAGGAGGAGGACAACCTCCCGCTCGTGGAGGCGCTCGCCGACGCGCTCGGCGCGACGCTGTCGTCGTCGCGACCCATCGTCGACAACGGCTGGCTGCCGAAGAACCGGCAGGTCGGCCAGTCCGGGAAGGTCGTCACGCCGGACGTGTACATCGCCATCGGCATCTCCGGGGCGGTCCAGCACGTCGCCGGCATGAAGGGCTCCGACACCATCATCGCGGTGAACACGGACCCGAACGCCCCCATCATGGACATCGCCGACTACGCCATCGTCGACGACCTGTTCGACGTGGTTCCCGAACTCATCGAGGAGTTCGGCGGCGAGGCGCCGTAA
- a CDS encoding electron transfer flavoprotein subunit beta/FixA family protein, translating into MKILVTVKEVAQVDDEFEIDGLDVDERYLEYDLNEWDDYAVEEAVQLSEANDDVEVVTVTVGPERSEETVRMALAKGADRALRVWDDTLAGAEFLDVSTKAELLAAVVEEEDPDLVLSGVQADDDSFGATGVALAERVGFEWAAVVNDLDHDADANVSNVRRELEGGVEELTEVEGPAVLTIQTGINEPRYASLRGIRQAQRKPLDVLGLDDLGLDDSVVESPVALTSMYEPESEGDAVVWEGSAEETAGELATFLREKGVVEG; encoded by the coding sequence ATGAAGATACTTGTCACCGTAAAGGAGGTGGCACAGGTCGACGACGAGTTCGAGATCGACGGACTCGACGTCGACGAGCGCTACCTCGAATACGACCTCAACGAGTGGGACGACTACGCCGTCGAGGAGGCCGTCCAGCTGTCGGAGGCGAACGACGACGTGGAGGTCGTCACGGTCACCGTCGGCCCGGAGCGCAGCGAGGAGACCGTGCGGATGGCGCTCGCGAAGGGCGCGGACCGCGCGCTGCGCGTGTGGGACGACACCCTCGCCGGCGCCGAGTTCCTCGACGTCTCGACGAAGGCCGAACTGCTCGCCGCCGTCGTCGAGGAGGAGGACCCGGACCTCGTTCTCAGCGGCGTACAGGCCGACGACGACTCGTTCGGCGCGACGGGCGTCGCGCTCGCCGAGCGCGTCGGCTTCGAGTGGGCCGCGGTCGTCAACGACCTCGACCACGACGCCGACGCGAACGTCTCGAACGTCCGCCGCGAACTGGAGGGCGGCGTCGAGGAGCTGACCGAGGTGGAGGGCCCCGCCGTGCTCACCATCCAGACGGGTATCAACGAGCCGCGCTACGCCTCGCTCCGCGGTATCCGGCAGGCACAGCGCAAGCCGCTCGACGTGCTCGGGCTGGACGACCTCGGCCTCGACGACTCGGTCGTCGAGTCGCCGGTGGCGCTCACCTCGATGTACGAACCCGAGTCCGAGGGCGACGCCGTCGTCTGGGAGGGCTCCGCCGAGGAGACCGCCGGGGAACTGGCGACGTTCCTCCGCGAGAAGGGGGTGGTCGAGGGATGA